A stretch of Candidatus Hydrogenedentota bacterium DNA encodes these proteins:
- a CDS encoding four helix bundle suffix domain-containing protein, whose product MPQGFIPPHGGYASLLSYQKAEIVYDATLYFCDRFLDKYDRTRGQMTQAARSGKQNIIEGSMASAASKETELKLTSVARASFKELLADYRDFLRTRGLGEWARDHPYAARLRQRNRSSGANYETFRKGIEHPDPAICANVIIGLIKVTNYLLDQQLRRLERDFLEEGGLRERMTRARLARRDKKHHRGRLP is encoded by the coding sequence GTGCCCCAAGGCTTCATCCCGCCCCATGGCGGCTACGCAAGCCTGCTCTCCTACCAGAAAGCCGAGATCGTCTACGACGCCACCCTCTACTTCTGCGACCGCTTTCTCGACAAATACGACCGCACCCGTGGCCAGATGACCCAGGCCGCCCGCTCCGGAAAGCAGAACATCATCGAAGGCAGCATGGCCTCGGCCGCATCCAAAGAAACCGAACTCAAACTGACCAGCGTCGCACGCGCCAGCTTCAAAGAACTTCTCGCCGACTACCGCGACTTCCTCCGCACCCGGGGCCTCGGCGAATGGGCCCGAGATCACCCCTACGCCGCGCGCCTGCGCCAACGCAACCGGTCCTCAGGCGCAAACTACGAGACGTTCCGAAAAGGCATTGAGCATCCCGACCCGGCCATCTGTGCCAACGTCATCATCGGCCTCATCAAGGTCACAAACTACCTGCTCGACCAGCAGCTCCGACGCCTCGAACGCGATTTTCTCGAAGAAGGAGGCCTGCGCGAGCGCATGACCCGCGCACGACTCGCCCGCCGCGACAAAAAACACCATCGGGGACGCCTCCCGTGA
- a CDS encoding PilZ domain-containing protein, producing MQERRKTLRRQADIAAKERVRELETLVAELGGQREFRRKRRHVIRHTCQVRIQMLIGHAAGYSNDWDFDAVAIPGRLLDLNTDGAQLFTKQRLETGQHLRLAIKLRNGQEIHMPADIRWVRHLPEKGGFCAGVAFNGLADADSRIVTAFLQELDASAGF from the coding sequence TTGCAGGAACGACGCAAGACCCTTCGGCGCCAGGCTGATATCGCCGCCAAGGAGCGTGTGCGCGAACTCGAAACACTAGTCGCCGAATTAGGAGGACAGAGAGAATTCAGGCGCAAGCGGCGGCATGTCATCCGGCATACCTGCCAGGTCAGGATTCAGATGCTGATTGGCCACGCGGCGGGTTACTCGAACGACTGGGATTTCGACGCCGTCGCCATTCCCGGGCGTTTGCTGGACTTGAATACGGATGGCGCGCAGTTGTTCACGAAGCAGCGCCTCGAAACGGGCCAGCATCTGCGTTTGGCCATCAAACTCCGCAACGGACAGGAGATTCATATGCCGGCGGACATCCGCTGGGTCCGCCATCTGCCCGAGAAAGGCGGGTTCTGCGCCGGTGTGGCGTTCAATGGACTGGCCGATGCGGACAGCAGAATAGTCACGGCATTTCTGCAGGAGCTCGATGCTTCCGCGGGATTCTAG
- a CDS encoding family 78 glycoside hydrolase catalytic domain → MRAILMSLLLLGPALAVLAAENGIMAGGLRTDFRVDPLGIEESQPRLSWVVSSGERGVVQNAYRIMAAGSPEFLDAEKPDFWDSGKVESSDMHARYSGKVLYAAQSVSWRVKVWDEHGQASPWSDTATWTMGLLGPSDWQADWIAGRALRPPLEGAQWIWAPDEDFMQAAPGTRFFCRMLELDSGAQLLSARLEISADNECSVRMGTSGFGEIATKTGWERAKSIDVTQHLGSGRNLIGLAVTNTADNPNPAGVIARLDIEYADGTSQTLVTDKSWRAGPKKGWDLASGPDRFQEDPVGGWPNAKELGPPGTEPWGEIKGSGSDVMPIFRTEFAVERKPVKRALACVCGLGHFELSVNGAKVGDHVIDPGWTDYRDTCLYVPFDVTAMLREGSNALGVMLGNGMYNVQGGRYVKFLGSFGEPKLILNLRVEYEDGMVQRVVSDASWKTDDGPIVFSCVYGGEDYDARREQPGWDAPGFDDSEWDAVRVVKGPGGKLRSQSAPPITVARSIRSDKVGSLSPGECIVFLGENLSARPFITVKGEAGARVTITTAERMDKPWEGHSYTYTLKGEGEETFRSRFTYFGFQILRVVGVDLPEDPDAGKERAVLLDAGADFVTSSAPAVGAFHCADPLPGAPHLFNEIDAMIDRSVRSNLQSVLTDCPHREKLGWLEVAHLMGPSILYRYDTHGLYRKICRDTTDSQLEDGLVPDIAPEYTRFSGGFFESAEWGSASVQLPWLLYRWYGDEDVLDQQYATMARYTRYLATTRNEQGLAKAGLGDWYDWSSENGHQGESQHTPGELTATAMLYDNARIVAETAAMQGRDADAAEFGVLAERVRTDFIAAYYKPAEQTVATGSQASLAVALHFGLFPDEARDALAERLVKELESNGYRQTTGEVCFRYLLMALADAGRSDVIYRMLDRGTAPGYGCMLRQWGLKTLSERWDKPGSSLNHCMFGHAQEWFTGYLLGIRQAPGSVGFEHLHIEPTVVEGLNGAEGYFDSPHGRVAVSWNRQDSGIIALDVTVPGNSTADIVLPTGAAENVTESGVPLAGALGIRDIKAGAKTTVTTGSGRYSFVCPAP, encoded by the coding sequence ATGCGCGCGATTCTTATGTCACTCCTTCTTCTGGGACCCGCTTTGGCCGTCCTGGCGGCCGAAAACGGTATCATGGCTGGGGGGCTGCGCACCGATTTCCGCGTCGACCCACTGGGCATCGAGGAATCCCAGCCGCGGCTGAGCTGGGTGGTGTCCTCCGGCGAGCGCGGCGTGGTCCAGAACGCCTACCGCATCATGGCTGCCGGCTCGCCCGAGTTTCTCGACGCGGAAAAGCCTGACTTCTGGGACTCGGGGAAGGTCGAATCTTCGGACATGCACGCGCGCTACTCGGGGAAGGTCCTTTACGCTGCGCAGAGTGTCTCTTGGCGGGTCAAGGTCTGGGACGAGCACGGTCAGGCCTCGCCGTGGAGCGACACCGCCACGTGGACCATGGGTCTTCTCGGGCCCAGCGACTGGCAGGCGGATTGGATCGCCGGCCGCGCACTGAGACCCCCCCTCGAAGGCGCGCAGTGGATATGGGCGCCCGACGAAGACTTCATGCAGGCTGCGCCGGGCACGCGGTTTTTTTGCAGGATGCTTGAGCTTGACTCCGGCGCGCAGCTCCTGTCCGCACGGCTTGAAATCAGCGCGGACAACGAATGCAGTGTGCGCATGGGGACATCAGGATTTGGGGAAATCGCCACGAAAACCGGGTGGGAACGGGCCAAGTCCATCGATGTAACCCAGCATCTGGGCTCCGGGCGGAACCTCATTGGGCTCGCGGTGACCAATACCGCTGATAACCCCAATCCAGCGGGCGTTATCGCCCGGCTGGACATCGAATATGCCGACGGCACGTCCCAGACCTTGGTCACCGACAAATCCTGGCGGGCGGGGCCAAAGAAAGGCTGGGATCTGGCGTCAGGACCGGACCGTTTCCAAGAAGACCCCGTCGGCGGCTGGCCGAATGCCAAAGAACTAGGTCCCCCCGGCACCGAACCGTGGGGGGAGATCAAGGGCTCCGGGTCGGACGTCATGCCCATCTTCCGTACGGAGTTCGCGGTCGAGCGGAAACCCGTCAAACGCGCGTTGGCGTGTGTGTGCGGCCTCGGCCATTTCGAGCTTTCGGTTAACGGGGCGAAAGTGGGCGACCACGTCATCGATCCCGGCTGGACGGATTACAGAGACACCTGCTTGTACGTGCCTTTCGATGTGACCGCGATGTTGCGCGAAGGCTCAAATGCCCTCGGCGTCATGCTGGGCAACGGCATGTACAACGTTCAGGGCGGGCGGTACGTCAAGTTCCTCGGGTCCTTCGGCGAGCCCAAGCTGATCTTGAACCTGCGCGTCGAATACGAGGACGGGATGGTCCAGCGCGTGGTGAGCGACGCGTCCTGGAAGACCGATGACGGTCCCATCGTGTTCAGTTGCGTGTATGGTGGCGAAGACTACGATGCCCGCCGCGAACAGCCGGGTTGGGACGCGCCCGGCTTCGACGATAGCGAGTGGGACGCGGTCCGCGTGGTGAAAGGACCCGGTGGAAAGCTGCGCTCCCAGTCCGCGCCGCCAATTACGGTGGCGAGAAGCATTCGCAGTGACAAGGTGGGCTCGCTGTCTCCCGGGGAATGCATCGTGTTTCTGGGCGAGAACTTGTCCGCGCGGCCTTTCATCACAGTGAAGGGAGAGGCGGGCGCGCGCGTGACCATCACCACGGCCGAGCGCATGGACAAGCCGTGGGAGGGCCATTCCTACACATATACTTTGAAAGGGGAGGGAGAGGAGACGTTTCGATCCCGCTTCACGTATTTCGGGTTCCAGATTCTACGCGTTGTGGGCGTCGATCTGCCGGAAGACCCCGATGCAGGCAAGGAAAGGGCGGTATTGCTCGACGCAGGGGCCGATTTCGTCACGAGTTCGGCACCGGCGGTTGGTGCGTTTCATTGCGCGGACCCGCTGCCGGGCGCGCCCCATTTGTTCAACGAAATTGACGCCATGATCGACCGGTCGGTCCGCAGTAATCTGCAGAGCGTTCTGACCGACTGCCCGCACCGCGAAAAGCTTGGGTGGCTCGAGGTGGCTCACCTGATGGGCCCGTCCATCCTTTATCGTTACGACACCCATGGGCTCTACCGCAAAATCTGCCGCGACACCACCGATTCGCAGCTCGAAGACGGCTTGGTGCCCGACATCGCGCCCGAGTACACGCGGTTCAGCGGCGGGTTCTTCGAGTCGGCCGAGTGGGGCAGCGCGTCCGTCCAACTGCCCTGGCTGCTGTATCGCTGGTACGGGGACGAGGATGTCTTGGATCAGCAGTACGCCACCATGGCGAGGTATACCCGCTATCTTGCCACAACCCGCAACGAACAGGGGCTCGCCAAGGCGGGGCTTGGCGACTGGTACGACTGGAGCTCCGAAAACGGTCACCAGGGCGAGTCGCAACATACCCCTGGGGAGTTGACCGCAACAGCCATGCTGTACGACAACGCGCGCATCGTTGCCGAGACTGCAGCAATGCAGGGAAGAGACGCGGATGCGGCGGAGTTTGGCGTACTCGCGGAGCGGGTCCGGACAGATTTCATTGCGGCCTACTACAAGCCGGCCGAACAGACTGTCGCGACCGGCAGCCAGGCGTCCCTTGCTGTTGCGTTACACTTTGGGCTGTTCCCTGACGAGGCCCGCGACGCGCTGGCCGAGCGATTGGTCAAAGAGCTGGAGTCGAACGGCTACCGCCAAACCACCGGCGAGGTTTGTTTCCGATACCTGTTGATGGCCCTGGCTGATGCGGGGCGGTCGGACGTCATCTACCGCATGCTGGACCGCGGGACCGCACCCGGATACGGCTGCATGCTCCGGCAATGGGGGCTGAAGACGCTCTCCGAACGGTGGGACAAACCCGGCTCCTCGCTCAACCATTGCATGTTTGGCCATGCCCAGGAATGGTTTACCGGCTACCTGCTCGGGATACGCCAAGCGCCCGGCAGCGTCGGATTCGAGCATCTCCACATCGAACCGACAGTGGTCGAGGGCCTGAACGGCGCGGAAGGTTACTTCGATTCGCCCCACGGGCGTGTCGCGGTATCGTGGAACCGTCAGGACAGCGGCATCATCGCCCTCGATGTGACGGTCCCCGGAAACTCTACCGCCGACATCGTGTTGCCCACCGGCGCGGCCGAAAACGTAACCGAATCCGGCGTTCCGTTAGCCGGCGCGCTGGGCATTCGCGACATCAAGGCGGGCGCGAAGACAACGGTCACAACCGGCTCTGGCCGCTACAGCTTCGTTTGTCCCGCGCCCTAA
- a CDS encoding sigma-70 family RNA polymerase sigma factor — MRKANLERDSDASLARRWRAGDGQAAAAVVERYTDALGAIAYGVTRNRALAEEAVQETFARATRTLGQLKDPARLGPWLVGIVRHVAVDMARRRSRETPIGDRDIAARSNPGHEAMRNEAAESLGGAIAALPEDQRDILAMKYVAGMSYGAIAETLGMTPDAVSQKLWRVRQKLQKELVEFRP; from the coding sequence ATGAGGAAGGCCAACCTCGAACGAGACAGCGATGCGTCATTGGCGCGGCGTTGGCGCGCCGGCGACGGCCAAGCGGCCGCGGCGGTTGTCGAGCGCTACACCGATGCCCTTGGCGCGATCGCATACGGCGTGACGCGCAACCGGGCCCTCGCGGAGGAGGCGGTGCAGGAAACGTTTGCCCGCGCCACGCGAACGCTTGGACAGTTGAAAGACCCCGCGCGGCTGGGGCCGTGGCTGGTGGGTATTGTGCGGCACGTTGCCGTGGATATGGCGCGGCGGCGTTCGCGCGAGACCCCCATCGGCGACCGGGATATTGCGGCCCGGAGCAATCCCGGCCACGAGGCCATGCGCAACGAGGCGGCCGAGTCCCTGGGCGGGGCCATCGCGGCGTTGCCCGAGGACCAGCGCGACATCCTCGCGATGAAATACGTGGCGGGGATGTCATACGGGGCCATCGCGGAGACGCTGGGCATGACGCCCGACGCCGTGAGTCAGAAACTGTGGCGTGTCCGCCAGAAGCTGCAGAAAGAACTAGTGGAGTTCCGGCCATGA
- a CDS encoding carboxypeptidase regulatory-like domain-containing protein — protein sequence IELHVKLLPETVYTGRVVDAAGNPIAEVRVAAEGAEDPAHDVAVTDAEGQFSVAARAAYGALYFSHPNYALTWIQRVASPEPVQATLTAGASLRLRVMQGSQPVPGAVVQVASEIPEALGYAMRRETDETGCVVFHQVPPDPEVLAELAVVVTAPNGVKGRLMEVPSLQPGATAETVLTLPDEYPGEVSGTVVDAEGNPLAGIPVIVGTSDDVAICSYTNESGVYTAGLPFGESQVFIARDLLAPGQFVAKPSGNRLQVNKSGATFVQNFTISSVKKDVAFVRSGGAPVEEVWLQLWPVLPTGFRGFVDDSVKWKVATAAGHIQALCAQIYRGYAYDPAGEQVAFVGVPEDLTEVTVVFNQPAGAIAGRVVDPSGKPLAAASVSTSSSAEGYPSAYAWTDAEGRFRIEALPTDSTYWLGFSLRGYQLLPGSLVAGLQPQRDPVAVEYVMAPQDAGLLGQVLAADGSALPRTHLMLADRDRVLKSVPSGGDGTFYFEVAEGSYTLWALAPAMDAMTSVAVTAPSQGNVITLPVASPPPVSNVPAPQGRESERASNNFKQMGLVFKMYANESQGALFPPLEAQDGVFTPEFKKIYPEYLTDTTVLYPNDGITRCYFAHAVTSEAQGMAFLDAVQQLGIAAVRDQDIQVGAGKGTAGGEVIFRLNEGLANQVFPDAPAGMVGSMMQASIPVLWEVPGEREESGGWVLYMDGHVQWQPYPGPFPMTEAFVTRIRGVLGLAN from the coding sequence AGATTGAGCTGCATGTGAAGCTTCTTCCTGAGACGGTTTACACCGGGCGCGTGGTGGATGCCGCGGGAAACCCGATTGCCGAGGTGCGGGTTGCCGCCGAAGGCGCGGAAGACCCGGCCCATGACGTCGCGGTTACGGATGCCGAGGGACAATTCAGCGTCGCGGCGCGCGCCGCCTATGGGGCGCTGTATTTCTCGCACCCGAACTATGCGCTGACCTGGATACAGCGCGTTGCGTCTCCTGAGCCGGTCCAGGCGACGTTGACCGCCGGCGCGTCGTTACGGCTGCGCGTGATGCAAGGAAGCCAGCCTGTTCCGGGCGCGGTTGTGCAGGTCGCATCCGAAATCCCCGAAGCGCTTGGGTACGCCATGCGGCGCGAGACCGATGAAACCGGATGCGTCGTGTTTCACCAGGTACCCCCGGATCCCGAGGTCCTGGCCGAACTCGCGGTCGTTGTCACGGCCCCGAACGGCGTCAAGGGGCGCTTGATGGAAGTTCCCAGCCTGCAGCCGGGCGCGACGGCTGAAACCGTGCTGACACTGCCGGACGAATACCCGGGCGAGGTGAGCGGGACCGTCGTTGATGCCGAGGGCAACCCTCTGGCGGGAATTCCGGTGATCGTCGGTACCTCCGATGATGTCGCAATCTGCTCGTACACAAATGAGAGCGGCGTCTACACGGCGGGACTCCCCTTCGGCGAGAGCCAGGTATTCATTGCGCGGGATCTGCTTGCCCCGGGGCAGTTCGTGGCGAAACCGAGCGGGAACCGTTTACAGGTGAACAAGTCCGGCGCGACATTCGTGCAGAACTTCACTATTTCCAGCGTCAAGAAGGACGTGGCGTTTGTGCGCTCGGGCGGGGCGCCTGTGGAAGAGGTATGGCTGCAATTGTGGCCTGTGTTGCCCACGGGTTTCCGGGGCTTCGTCGACGACAGCGTGAAGTGGAAGGTGGCCACGGCCGCCGGACATATACAAGCACTCTGCGCGCAGATTTATCGCGGCTACGCATACGACCCCGCCGGGGAGCAGGTGGCGTTCGTGGGCGTACCCGAAGACCTGACCGAGGTCACGGTCGTATTCAATCAGCCGGCCGGCGCCATTGCAGGCCGTGTCGTCGACCCCAGCGGAAAGCCCCTGGCAGCTGCCAGCGTGAGTACTTCAAGTTCGGCGGAGGGATATCCTTCAGCATATGCATGGACCGATGCCGAGGGGCGCTTCCGCATCGAAGCGCTGCCGACAGATTCGACGTATTGGCTGGGGTTCTCGTTGCGGGGGTACCAGCTTCTTCCCGGGTCTCTGGTTGCGGGACTCCAGCCCCAGCGTGACCCGGTGGCGGTGGAGTATGTCATGGCGCCCCAGGACGCGGGCCTTTTGGGCCAGGTGTTGGCCGCCGATGGTTCTGCGCTTCCCCGAACGCATCTGATGCTTGCCGACCGCGACCGCGTCTTGAAATCGGTACCCAGTGGTGGTGACGGAACGTTCTACTTCGAAGTGGCGGAGGGCAGTTACACACTATGGGCACTTGCGCCCGCGATGGACGCCATGACCTCCGTAGCGGTTACGGCGCCGTCGCAGGGGAATGTAATCACCCTGCCCGTGGCCTCGCCGCCGCCGGTCAGCAACGTTCCTGCACCCCAGGGACGCGAAAGTGAGCGTGCTTCGAACAACTTCAAACAGATGGGGCTGGTGTTCAAGATGTACGCCAACGAGAGCCAAGGCGCATTGTTCCCGCCGCTCGAGGCCCAGGATGGTGTGTTCACGCCCGAGTTCAAGAAGATCTATCCCGAATACCTCACGGACACAACGGTGCTGTATCCGAACGACGGCATCACGCGCTGCTATTTCGCGCATGCCGTGACCAGTGAAGCCCAGGGTATGGCGTTTCTCGACGCCGTGCAGCAGCTCGGCATCGCGGCTGTGCGGGATCAAGACATCCAGGTTGGGGCGGGCAAAGGTACCGCAGGCGGCGAGGTCATTTTCCGCCTGAACGAAGGACTGGCCAACCAGGTATTTCCCGATGCGCCTGCGGGGATGGTGGGAAGCATGATGCAGGCATCGATCCCGGTTCTGTGGGAAGTGCCCGGCGAGCGTGAGGAGTCTGGCGGCTGGGTGCTGTACATGGATGGGCATGTCCAATGGCAGCCGTACCCGGGTCCGTTCCCGATGACCGAAGCATTCGTGACGCGTATCCGCGGCGTGCTGGGTTTGGCGAATTGA